A single region of the Cucumis melo cultivar AY chromosome 3, USDA_Cmelo_AY_1.0, whole genome shotgun sequence genome encodes:
- the LOC103485603 gene encoding histone-lysine N-methyltransferase ASHH1 isoform X3 — MEILKKLELPCLVLRHKKQKEEDIAVCECKFDANDNDSACGEGCLNVLTSTECTPGHCPSGVHCRNQRFQKCEYAKTKLFKTEGRGWGLLADENIKNGQFIIEYCGEVISWKEAKRRSHTYENQGLKDAYIISLNASESIDATRKGSLARFINHSCFPNCETRKWNVLGEIRVGIFAKQDISIGTELAYDYNFEWYGGAKVRCLCGASSCSGFLGAKSRGFLEDTYLWEDDDDRYSVEKIPLYDSAEDEPSVMLHTALNNTYSEFEGYLKNEDPIIVDDDLGAEQQLGSTAFIDTSKDIVQLQNIVVGEIKNEAKEEPEDHPQNTQQNFSHQNAMISRIRSNTACHNYRIGPRPVAKKRSRNLSNGRTKNFSLKQVDAKYVARLLEMKEAQDEVLQYEETKNKVTAELDSLYNEIRPAIEEYERDSQDSVATSVAEKWIEASCLKLKAEFDLYSSIVRNVACTPLRSCVSTEPQALEADVDNDLKLLTN, encoded by the exons ATG GAAATCTTGAAAAAACTTGAACTCCCTTGCCTTGTTTTGAG ACACAAGAAGCAGAAGGAGGAGGATATTGCAGTCTGCGAATGCAAGTTTGATGCTAACGATAACGATAGTGCTTGTGGGGAGGGGTGCTTGAATGTATTAACCAGCACTGAGTGTACTCCTGGACATTGTCCCTCTGGTGTTCATTGCAGGAACCAG AGATTCCAGAAATGTGAATATGCAAAAACAAAGTTGTTCAAAACAGAAGGCCGTGGGTGGGGCCTCTTAGCTGATGAGAACATCAAG AACGGacaatttattattgaatattgTGGGGAAGTTATTTCTTGGAAGGAAGCAAAACGGAGATCTCACACTTATGAAAATCAGG GGCTCAAAGATGCTTACATCATCTCGCTCAATGCCTCTGAATCCATTGATGCCACTAGAAAGGGAAGTCTTGCTAGATTTATCAATCATTCTTG CTTCCCAAACTGTGAGACAAGGAAGTGGAATGTATTGGGTGAAATAAGGGTTGGAATATTTGCAAAGCAAGACATTTCCATAGGGACTGAGTTGGCATATGATTATAATTTCGAATGGTATGGAGGTGCCAAGGTTCGCTGCCTTTGTGGTGCGAGCAGCTGTTCAGGATTCCTTGGTGCCAAGTCTCGTGGCTTCCtg GAGGACACCTATTTGTGGGAAGATGACGATGATAG GTATTCTGTTGAGAAAATTCCACTTTACGACTCTGCAGAGGATGAGCCTTCCGTTATGCTCCACACAGCATTGAATAACACATATTCTGAGTTTGAAGGTTACCTGAAAAATGAGGACCCAATAATCGTGGACGACGATTTGGGAGCTGAACAGCAGCTGGGATCCACTGCATTTATTGATACCTCAAAGGATATAGTTCAATTGCAAAATATAGTTGTAGGAGAAATTAAAAATGAAGCAAAAGAGGAGCCAGAAGATCATCCACAAAATACGCAGCAGAACTTTTCTCATCAAAATGCAATGATATCTCGTATTCGAAGTAATACTGCTTGCCATAACTATCGCATTGGACCTAGACCCGTGGCCAAGAAACGATCAAGAAACTTATCTAATGGAAGGACAAAAAACTTTTCTCTGAAGCAAGTAGATGCAAAATATGTCGCTCGACTGTTAGAGATGAAAGAAGCACAGGACGAAGTCTTGCAGTATGAG GAAACAAAGAATAAAGTGACTGCCGAACTTGATTCGTTGTACAATGAAATACGACCTGCCATTGAAGAATATGAAAGAGATAGCCAAGACAGTGTAGCTACAAGTGTGGCGGAAAAGTGGATAGAAGCAAGCTGTTTGAAACTTAAGGCAGAATTTGATCTTTATTCTTCTATAGTAAGAAATGTTGCTTGCACACCTTTAAGGTCATGTGTCTCTACTGAACCTCAAGCTCTCGAAGCAGACGTCGACAACGACCTGAAATTGTTAACTAATTAG
- the LOC103485603 gene encoding histone-lysine N-methyltransferase ASHH1 isoform X2 translates to MDQNIEGLPDYKDIKQNEFCYRKHKKQKEEDIAVCECKFDANDNDSACGEGCLNVLTSTECTPGHCPSGVHCRNQRFQKCEYAKTKLFKTEGRGWGLLADENIKNGQFIIEYCGEVISWKEAKRRSHTYENQGLKDAYIISLNASESIDATRKGSLARFINHSCFPNCETRKWNVLGEIRVGIFAKQDISIGTELAYDYNFEWYGGAKVRCLCGASSCSGFLGAKSRGFLEDTYLWEDDDDRYSVEKIPLYDSAEDEPSVMLHTALNNTYSEFEGYLKNEDPIIVDDDLGAEQQLGSTAFIDTSKDIVQLQNIVVGEIKNEAKEEPEDHPQNTQQNFSHQNAMISRIRSNTACHNYRIGPRPVAKKRSRNLSNGRTKNFSLKQVDAKYVARLLEMKEAQDEVLQYEETKNKVTAELDSLYNEIRPAIEEYERDSQDSVATSVAEKWIEASCLKLKAEFDLYSSIVRNVACTPLRSCVSTEPQALEADVDNDLKLLTN, encoded by the exons ATG GATCAAAATATTGAAGGACTGCCAGATTACAAAGATATCAAACAAAATGAATTTTGTTATCGGAA ACACAAGAAGCAGAAGGAGGAGGATATTGCAGTCTGCGAATGCAAGTTTGATGCTAACGATAACGATAGTGCTTGTGGGGAGGGGTGCTTGAATGTATTAACCAGCACTGAGTGTACTCCTGGACATTGTCCCTCTGGTGTTCATTGCAGGAACCAG AGATTCCAGAAATGTGAATATGCAAAAACAAAGTTGTTCAAAACAGAAGGCCGTGGGTGGGGCCTCTTAGCTGATGAGAACATCAAG AACGGacaatttattattgaatattgTGGGGAAGTTATTTCTTGGAAGGAAGCAAAACGGAGATCTCACACTTATGAAAATCAGG GGCTCAAAGATGCTTACATCATCTCGCTCAATGCCTCTGAATCCATTGATGCCACTAGAAAGGGAAGTCTTGCTAGATTTATCAATCATTCTTG CTTCCCAAACTGTGAGACAAGGAAGTGGAATGTATTGGGTGAAATAAGGGTTGGAATATTTGCAAAGCAAGACATTTCCATAGGGACTGAGTTGGCATATGATTATAATTTCGAATGGTATGGAGGTGCCAAGGTTCGCTGCCTTTGTGGTGCGAGCAGCTGTTCAGGATTCCTTGGTGCCAAGTCTCGTGGCTTCCtg GAGGACACCTATTTGTGGGAAGATGACGATGATAG GTATTCTGTTGAGAAAATTCCACTTTACGACTCTGCAGAGGATGAGCCTTCCGTTATGCTCCACACAGCATTGAATAACACATATTCTGAGTTTGAAGGTTACCTGAAAAATGAGGACCCAATAATCGTGGACGACGATTTGGGAGCTGAACAGCAGCTGGGATCCACTGCATTTATTGATACCTCAAAGGATATAGTTCAATTGCAAAATATAGTTGTAGGAGAAATTAAAAATGAAGCAAAAGAGGAGCCAGAAGATCATCCACAAAATACGCAGCAGAACTTTTCTCATCAAAATGCAATGATATCTCGTATTCGAAGTAATACTGCTTGCCATAACTATCGCATTGGACCTAGACCCGTGGCCAAGAAACGATCAAGAAACTTATCTAATGGAAGGACAAAAAACTTTTCTCTGAAGCAAGTAGATGCAAAATATGTCGCTCGACTGTTAGAGATGAAAGAAGCACAGGACGAAGTCTTGCAGTATGAG GAAACAAAGAATAAAGTGACTGCCGAACTTGATTCGTTGTACAATGAAATACGACCTGCCATTGAAGAATATGAAAGAGATAGCCAAGACAGTGTAGCTACAAGTGTGGCGGAAAAGTGGATAGAAGCAAGCTGTTTGAAACTTAAGGCAGAATTTGATCTTTATTCTTCTATAGTAAGAAATGTTGCTTGCACACCTTTAAGGTCATGTGTCTCTACTGAACCTCAAGCTCTCGAAGCAGACGTCGACAACGACCTGAAATTGTTAACTAATTAG
- the LOC103485603 gene encoding histone-lysine N-methyltransferase ASHH1 isoform X1: MKLVAEYYEHFLMEILKKLELPCLVLRHKKQKEEDIAVCECKFDANDNDSACGEGCLNVLTSTECTPGHCPSGVHCRNQRFQKCEYAKTKLFKTEGRGWGLLADENIKNGQFIIEYCGEVISWKEAKRRSHTYENQGLKDAYIISLNASESIDATRKGSLARFINHSCFPNCETRKWNVLGEIRVGIFAKQDISIGTELAYDYNFEWYGGAKVRCLCGASSCSGFLGAKSRGFLEDTYLWEDDDDRYSVEKIPLYDSAEDEPSVMLHTALNNTYSEFEGYLKNEDPIIVDDDLGAEQQLGSTAFIDTSKDIVQLQNIVVGEIKNEAKEEPEDHPQNTQQNFSHQNAMISRIRSNTACHNYRIGPRPVAKKRSRNLSNGRTKNFSLKQVDAKYVARLLEMKEAQDEVLQYEETKNKVTAELDSLYNEIRPAIEEYERDSQDSVATSVAEKWIEASCLKLKAEFDLYSSIVRNVACTPLRSCVSTEPQALEADVDNDLKLLTN, translated from the exons ATGAAGCTTGTGGCTGAATATTATGAGCATTTTTTGATG GAAATCTTGAAAAAACTTGAACTCCCTTGCCTTGTTTTGAG ACACAAGAAGCAGAAGGAGGAGGATATTGCAGTCTGCGAATGCAAGTTTGATGCTAACGATAACGATAGTGCTTGTGGGGAGGGGTGCTTGAATGTATTAACCAGCACTGAGTGTACTCCTGGACATTGTCCCTCTGGTGTTCATTGCAGGAACCAG AGATTCCAGAAATGTGAATATGCAAAAACAAAGTTGTTCAAAACAGAAGGCCGTGGGTGGGGCCTCTTAGCTGATGAGAACATCAAG AACGGacaatttattattgaatattgTGGGGAAGTTATTTCTTGGAAGGAAGCAAAACGGAGATCTCACACTTATGAAAATCAGG GGCTCAAAGATGCTTACATCATCTCGCTCAATGCCTCTGAATCCATTGATGCCACTAGAAAGGGAAGTCTTGCTAGATTTATCAATCATTCTTG CTTCCCAAACTGTGAGACAAGGAAGTGGAATGTATTGGGTGAAATAAGGGTTGGAATATTTGCAAAGCAAGACATTTCCATAGGGACTGAGTTGGCATATGATTATAATTTCGAATGGTATGGAGGTGCCAAGGTTCGCTGCCTTTGTGGTGCGAGCAGCTGTTCAGGATTCCTTGGTGCCAAGTCTCGTGGCTTCCtg GAGGACACCTATTTGTGGGAAGATGACGATGATAG GTATTCTGTTGAGAAAATTCCACTTTACGACTCTGCAGAGGATGAGCCTTCCGTTATGCTCCACACAGCATTGAATAACACATATTCTGAGTTTGAAGGTTACCTGAAAAATGAGGACCCAATAATCGTGGACGACGATTTGGGAGCTGAACAGCAGCTGGGATCCACTGCATTTATTGATACCTCAAAGGATATAGTTCAATTGCAAAATATAGTTGTAGGAGAAATTAAAAATGAAGCAAAAGAGGAGCCAGAAGATCATCCACAAAATACGCAGCAGAACTTTTCTCATCAAAATGCAATGATATCTCGTATTCGAAGTAATACTGCTTGCCATAACTATCGCATTGGACCTAGACCCGTGGCCAAGAAACGATCAAGAAACTTATCTAATGGAAGGACAAAAAACTTTTCTCTGAAGCAAGTAGATGCAAAATATGTCGCTCGACTGTTAGAGATGAAAGAAGCACAGGACGAAGTCTTGCAGTATGAG GAAACAAAGAATAAAGTGACTGCCGAACTTGATTCGTTGTACAATGAAATACGACCTGCCATTGAAGAATATGAAAGAGATAGCCAAGACAGTGTAGCTACAAGTGTGGCGGAAAAGTGGATAGAAGCAAGCTGTTTGAAACTTAAGGCAGAATTTGATCTTTATTCTTCTATAGTAAGAAATGTTGCTTGCACACCTTTAAGGTCATGTGTCTCTACTGAACCTCAAGCTCTCGAAGCAGACGTCGACAACGACCTGAAATTGTTAACTAATTAG